A stretch of the Halorussus vallis genome encodes the following:
- a CDS encoding zinc ribbon domain-containing protein, with the protein MAQLLESREKGKDVDLSREAERFDSRLFCGRCGERFQSSEATDDGWYYRCPNEDCDGEGIHEDLYPVKDVLPSTH; encoded by the coding sequence ATGGCTCAACTGCTCGAGAGTCGGGAGAAGGGGAAGGACGTAGACCTTTCGCGAGAGGCCGAACGATTCGATTCGCGGCTCTTCTGCGGCCGGTGCGGCGAACGGTTCCAGTCCTCCGAGGCCACCGACGACGGCTGGTACTATCGATGTCCGAACGAGGACTGCGACGGCGAAGGCATCCACGAGGACCTCTACCCCGTCAAAGACGTCCTTCCGTCCACACACTGA
- a CDS encoding ArsR/SmtB family transcription factor: MADLLPSNPDPDVGEDTDPRVIGVDSDDADALLSALQSDTARDILAALYDEPATPSAVAEAADTSIQNVRYHLEKLEDADLVSVADTVYSEKGREMNVYAPAAKPLVVFAGGEDDAPGLEAALSRLLGALGILGLSSLLVQRRFGRPGEWLNVGFTGASGDAAKVTTGADAGDYQLSKGANATADATTGASGGFDDQSVTVTDMTRTTTERGGDAATETAARTTQAATETAAEATRTAAETTRSMEATTVADAARETTTAMADAGGTEALSSLPPGLVFFLGGLVVLVGVAAGIHLRGR; the protein is encoded by the coding sequence ATGGCCGACCTCCTGCCCTCGAACCCGGACCCCGACGTCGGCGAGGACACCGACCCGCGGGTCATCGGCGTCGATAGCGACGACGCCGACGCCCTGCTGTCGGCGCTCCAGTCCGACACGGCCCGCGACATCCTCGCGGCGCTGTACGACGAACCCGCGACCCCCTCCGCCGTCGCCGAGGCGGCCGACACCTCCATCCAGAACGTCCGGTACCACCTCGAAAAGCTGGAGGACGCCGACCTCGTCTCGGTCGCCGACACCGTCTACTCCGAGAAGGGCCGTGAGATGAACGTCTACGCACCCGCGGCCAAACCGCTGGTCGTCTTCGCGGGCGGCGAGGACGACGCGCCGGGCCTGGAAGCCGCGCTCTCGCGACTGCTCGGCGCGCTCGGCATCCTGGGGCTGTCGAGCCTCCTCGTGCAGCGGCGGTTCGGCCGGCCGGGCGAGTGGCTGAACGTCGGTTTCACGGGCGCGAGCGGCGACGCCGCGAAGGTGACGACGGGTGCGGACGCCGGAGACTACCAGCTATCGAAGGGCGCGAACGCGACCGCCGACGCGACGACCGGCGCGAGCGGCGGTTTCGACGACCAGTCGGTCACCGTCACCGATATGACGCGGACCACCACCGAGCGGGGCGGCGACGCGGCGACGGAAACTGCGGCACGGACGACACAGGCGGCCACGGAGACGGCCGCGGAGGCGACGCGGACGGCGGCCGAGACGACGCGCTCGATGGAGGCGACGACGGTCGCCGACGCCGCGCGCGAAACCACCACCGCGATGGCCGACGCCGGCGGAACCGAGGCCCTGTCGTCGCTCCCGCCGGGGCTTGTGTTCTTCCTCGGCGGACTGGTCGTGCTCGTCGGGGTCGCGGCCGGAATCCACCTCCGCGGTCGCTGA
- a CDS encoding FAD binding domain-containing protein — MKPAPFEYHRPTTVAEATALLAEHRDAELMAGNQSLGIVMANRLATPDHIVDLGGVEELDGIEERADGDIAVGAMTTHRTIERSDLLAERLPMLPEAAAQIAGPSVRNRGTLGGSVGEADPAGNYPAALLALDATLELASAEETRSVPVADYFIAYMFTDLGEDEIITAARVPTDPFPPERTGMAFLELKPAAQTWPTVSAASVVRVDDPDADDPVIEEVRLALANAADVPLRVEAAEEALEGEPLSEETLDAAAAAATEAADPEAEMHADREFKEEVAGEYAKRSLETSYERATDGDSTRSDA, encoded by the coding sequence ATGAAACCGGCACCGTTCGAATACCACCGACCGACCACGGTCGCCGAAGCGACCGCCCTCCTCGCCGAGCACCGCGACGCCGAACTGATGGCGGGCAACCAGTCGCTCGGCATCGTGATGGCGAACCGACTGGCGACGCCCGACCACATCGTGGACCTCGGCGGCGTCGAGGAACTCGACGGAATCGAGGAACGCGCCGACGGCGATATCGCCGTCGGCGCGATGACGACCCACCGGACCATCGAGCGCTCGGACCTGCTGGCCGAACGTCTGCCGATGCTGCCGGAGGCCGCAGCGCAGATCGCCGGCCCGAGCGTCCGCAACCGTGGGACGCTCGGCGGGAGCGTCGGCGAGGCCGACCCGGCGGGCAACTACCCCGCGGCGCTCCTCGCGCTCGACGCGACCCTCGAACTCGCGTCGGCCGAGGAGACGCGGAGCGTCCCCGTCGCCGACTACTTCATCGCGTACATGTTCACCGACCTCGGCGAGGACGAGATCATCACGGCCGCGCGAGTGCCGACCGACCCCTTCCCGCCGGAACGGACCGGAATGGCGTTCCTCGAACTCAAGCCCGCCGCACAGACCTGGCCCACCGTGAGCGCGGCGTCGGTCGTCCGGGTCGACGACCCCGACGCCGACGACCCCGTAATCGAGGAAGTTCGGCTCGCGCTGGCGAACGCCGCCGACGTGCCGCTCCGTGTCGAGGCGGCCGAGGAGGCCCTCGAAGGAGAACCGCTCTCCGAGGAGACGCTCGACGCGGCCGCCGCGGCCGCGACCGAGGCCGCCGACCCCGAAGCCGAGATGCACGCCGACCGCGAGTTCAAGGAGGAGGTCGCGGGCGAGTACGCGAAGCGCTCGCTCGAAACGTCCTACGAACGCGCGACGGACGGCGATTCGACCCGCAGCGACGCGTAA
- a CDS encoding CoxG family protein, with product MMEFDGDFESDLPREELWKYFTDPDVLAECAPGCDSIEMRSPHELTATVAVGVGSVKPTFDVDAVVTKADRPELLEMQADGNASRNAFDLVAEMALVETDSGGTRVDWAARTEVSGMIASLGQRALGSVTHKLVNDFFEDLEEKAREGQPAESKLEAKPDADASLE from the coding sequence ATGATGGAATTCGACGGCGATTTCGAGTCAGACCTGCCCCGAGAGGAACTGTGGAAGTACTTCACCGACCCGGACGTGCTCGCAGAATGCGCGCCGGGGTGTGACAGCATCGAGATGCGGTCGCCCCACGAACTCACCGCGACCGTCGCGGTGGGCGTCGGGAGCGTCAAGCCCACCTTCGACGTCGACGCGGTGGTCACGAAGGCCGACCGGCCCGAACTACTGGAGATGCAGGCCGACGGCAACGCCTCGCGCAACGCCTTCGACCTCGTCGCCGAGATGGCGCTGGTCGAAACCGATTCGGGCGGCACTCGCGTCGACTGGGCCGCCAGGACCGAGGTTTCGGGCATGATCGCGAGCCTGGGTCAGCGCGCGCTCGGGAGCGTCACCCACAAACTCGTCAACGACTTCTTCGAGGACCTGGAGGAGAAAGCCCGCGAGGGCCAACCCGCCGAGTCGAAACTTGAAGCGAAACCGGACGCCGACGCGTCGCTGGAGTGA
- a CDS encoding Rieske (2Fe-2S) protein has protein sequence MTDRTHLTTVETVHENRSWLFTIHDEYDEPDEVILLPCGEDDVEAWVNRCTHEAQRLDRGFGAAVRDGEVVCPKHGSMFDNCSGHCDNGEAAGTTLVSVDVTVELGNVYLTDDDVEFVHEGGIDEGDGDGDDRDDDMPGSTSHIGF, from the coding sequence GTGACCGACCGAACGCACCTGACGACCGTCGAAACGGTCCACGAGAATCGCTCGTGGCTGTTCACGATTCACGACGAGTACGACGAACCCGACGAGGTCATCCTGTTGCCCTGCGGCGAGGACGACGTTGAGGCTTGGGTGAACCGCTGCACGCACGAGGCCCAGCGCCTCGACAGAGGGTTCGGCGCGGCGGTGCGCGACGGCGAGGTGGTCTGCCCGAAGCACGGGTCGATGTTCGACAACTGCTCGGGCCACTGCGACAACGGCGAGGCGGCCGGGACGACGCTGGTTTCGGTCGACGTGACCGTCGAACTCGGGAACGTCTACCTGACCGACGACGACGTCGAGTTCGTCCACGAGGGCGGCATCGACGAGGGCGACGGCGACGGCGATGACCGGGACGACGACATGCCGGGGTCGACGTCGCACATCGGCTTTTGA
- a CDS encoding nucleotidyltransferase family protein, translated as MILGALLAAGTGSRFEGDTDVRVGADNKLLADLDGEPVVTRAARTLLNARLDAVAAVVGHDRERVAAALPSGVEIVANPDYERGQSASVRRAAALARERGADAVLFALGDMPLVSVETVDALAAAYREGRAADGEEPGIVVPRYEGERGNPVLFDARYFDALAAVEGDRGGRRLVESEPVARVDVDDPGVRRDVDTVSDLRALAESASGASDSSDAPEADPHRD; from the coding sequence GTGATACTCGGCGCGCTGTTGGCCGCCGGAACCGGGTCGCGGTTCGAGGGTGACACCGACGTCCGGGTCGGGGCCGACAACAAGCTACTGGCGGACCTCGACGGCGAGCCGGTGGTGACCCGCGCCGCCCGGACCCTCCTGAACGCTCGACTCGACGCGGTCGCGGCCGTCGTCGGCCACGACCGCGAGCGGGTCGCGGCCGCGCTTCCGTCCGGCGTCGAAATCGTCGCGAATCCGGATTACGAGCGCGGCCAGAGCGCGTCGGTCCGGCGGGCCGCCGCGCTCGCGCGCGAGCGCGGCGCCGACGCCGTCCTGTTCGCGCTCGGCGACATGCCCCTCGTGTCCGTCGAAACCGTCGACGCGCTCGCCGCGGCCTACCGCGAGGGGCGCGCGGCCGACGGCGAGGAGCCGGGAATCGTCGTCCCGCGCTACGAGGGCGAGCGCGGCAACCCGGTGCTGTTCGACGCCCGGTACTTCGACGCGCTGGCGGCGGTCGAGGGCGACCGCGGCGGCCGGCGGTTAGTCGAGTCCGAACCGGTGGCGCGGGTGGACGTCGACGACCCCGGCGTCCGGCGGGACGTCGACACCGTCTCGGACCTACGGGCGCTCGCCGAGTCGGCTTCCGGGGCGTCGGACTCGTCCGACGCCCCGGAAGCCGACCCTCACCGGGACTGA
- a CDS encoding alpha/beta hydrolase has translation MSIEPVELTVGDETYDGRLNVRDGDAEEGVVVVPGAGHGPFGDIFDVVAYELAGTGRRVLRYESWENHEQLERKTLAELHAELDAAVEWLVSNGCSTVHVLAKSFGGGVALTHVPDAVESLILWAPAVKFPVDPADANDPDETVEESGSLRVGIASLDRVDVPVRILCGTDDRGVSLDDCRRIADAVADGDVFEIPGENHSFNENRTEVVDRTLACLAER, from the coding sequence GTGAGCATCGAACCTGTCGAACTGACGGTCGGCGACGAGACGTACGACGGACGGCTGAACGTCCGGGACGGGGACGCCGAGGAGGGCGTCGTCGTCGTCCCCGGGGCGGGACACGGGCCGTTCGGCGACATCTTCGACGTCGTCGCGTACGAACTCGCCGGCACCGGCAGGCGAGTCCTCCGGTACGAGAGTTGGGAGAACCACGAGCAACTGGAGCGCAAGACCCTCGCGGAACTGCACGCCGAACTGGACGCCGCGGTCGAGTGGTTGGTGTCGAACGGGTGTTCGACGGTTCACGTCCTCGCCAAGAGCTTCGGCGGCGGCGTCGCGCTGACCCACGTCCCGGACGCCGTCGAGTCGCTTATCCTGTGGGCGCCCGCAGTCAAGTTCCCGGTCGACCCCGCGGACGCCAACGACCCGGACGAGACGGTCGAGGAGAGCGGCAGCCTCCGGGTCGGCATCGCGAGCCTCGACCGCGTCGACGTTCCGGTGCGGATACTGTGCGGGACAGACGACCGGGGCGTCTCGCTCGACGACTGCCGGCGCATCGCCGACGCCGTCGCCGACGGCGACGTGTTCGAGATTCCGGGCGAGAACCACTCGTTCAACGAGAACCGCACCGAGGTCGTCGACCGGACGCTGGCGTGTCTGGCCGAGCGGTGA
- a CDS encoding aldehyde dehydrogenase family protein, whose amino-acid sequence MPTDLSIDADWNALYVDGEWTDARSDEAIEVEDPSTRETVTRVPAATEADVDAAYEAAAAAQTEWAEQPPAHRQQVVQQFLQALQDHDDEIIDLLGHEAGGSRLMGETSIQIASDHASEAATLPRRMRGEHVDSNIPGKENLVLREPKGVVTVISPWNFPLNLSMRAVAPAMAAGNAVVLKPATNTPITGGLLFGKLFGEAGLPDGVLNVVTGRGSDIGDRVAGHPESDVVSFTGSTEVGQHVAGIAAENLAVPAMELGGNNAFVVTADADLDRAIDGATFGSFVHQGQVCISINRHIVHEDVYDEYIEKLVERAESLPTGSAHDEDTVVGPIVDESQRDEMLEYVEETVDAGATLETGGDTLALDGVDDSLVVEPTVLSDVTNDMAAACNEHFGPIAPVIPFSDVDEAVEIANGTEYGLSGAVHAGDLETGKRISKRMETGNVHVNDQPINDEAHVPFSGMKASGMGTYNSDAFLEEITEMKWISLQHEARDYPF is encoded by the coding sequence ATGCCCACTGACCTCTCGATAGACGCCGATTGGAACGCGCTGTACGTCGACGGCGAGTGGACCGACGCGCGAAGCGACGAGGCCATCGAGGTCGAGGACCCGTCCACCCGCGAGACGGTCACCCGCGTCCCGGCGGCTACCGAAGCCGACGTCGACGCCGCGTACGAGGCCGCGGCGGCGGCCCAGACGGAGTGGGCCGAACAGCCGCCCGCCCACCGCCAGCAGGTCGTCCAGCAGTTCCTGCAGGCGTTGCAGGACCATGATGACGAGATAATCGACCTCCTCGGCCACGAGGCCGGCGGCTCGCGACTCATGGGCGAGACGTCGATCCAGATCGCGTCCGACCACGCGAGCGAGGCGGCGACGCTCCCGCGCCGGATGCGGGGCGAACACGTCGACTCGAACATCCCCGGCAAGGAGAACCTCGTCCTGCGCGAACCGAAGGGCGTCGTCACCGTCATCTCGCCGTGGAACTTCCCGCTCAACCTCTCGATGCGGGCGGTCGCGCCCGCCATGGCCGCCGGCAACGCCGTGGTGCTCAAGCCCGCGACCAACACGCCCATCACGGGCGGCCTGCTCTTCGGAAAGTTGTTCGGGGAGGCGGGCCTCCCCGACGGCGTGCTGAACGTTGTCACCGGTCGCGGCTCCGACATCGGCGACCGCGTGGCCGGCCACCCCGAGAGCGACGTCGTCTCGTTCACCGGGTCGACCGAGGTCGGTCAGCACGTCGCCGGCATCGCCGCCGAGAACCTCGCCGTCCCGGCGATGGAACTGGGCGGTAACAACGCCTTCGTCGTCACCGCCGACGCCGACCTCGACCGCGCGATAGACGGCGCGACGTTCGGGTCGTTCGTCCACCAGGGACAGGTCTGTATCTCCATCAACCGTCACATCGTCCACGAAGACGTCTACGACGAGTACATCGAGAAACTCGTCGAACGCGCCGAGAGCCTGCCGACCGGGAGCGCCCACGACGAGGACACCGTCGTCGGTCCCATCGTCGACGAGTCCCAGCGCGACGAGATGCTGGAGTACGTCGAGGAGACGGTCGACGCCGGCGCCACGCTCGAAACCGGCGGCGACACGCTAGCGCTCGACGGCGTCGACGATTCGCTCGTCGTCGAACCGACGGTCCTCTCGGACGTAACCAACGACATGGCGGCGGCGTGCAACGAGCACTTCGGCCCCATCGCGCCGGTCATCCCGTTCTCGGACGTCGACGAGGCGGTCGAGATAGCTAACGGCACCGAGTACGGCCTGTCGGGCGCCGTCCACGCTGGCGACCTCGAAACCGGAAAGCGGATCTCCAAGCGCATGGAGACGGGGAACGTCCACGTCAACGACCAGCCCATCAACGACGAGGCCCACGTTCCCTTCAGCGGCATGAAGGCGTCCGGGATGGGTACCTACAACAGCGACGCGTTCCTCGAGGAGATCACCGAGATGAAGTGGATCTCCCTCCAGCACGAAGCGCGCGACTACCCCTTCTGA
- a CDS encoding class I SAM-dependent methyltransferase, protein MVERDAVRRAYDELAETYAAQRSEGGRGTEVLAEFLDSLPESPRVLDAGCGQGTPVLRRLDAVGPAVGVDFSREQLRLARTNAPGASLARGDMTALPFDDDAFDAVVAYWSLIHVPLADHPTVVEEFARVVRPGGRVLLCEGTEEWVGENPDWLDGGVEMQWEIAGARATRNQLRNAGFDVVEEWGVPEPFESDDEESDDRTEGDDSGGDEDAWTFFAARLDPEASTAPSG, encoded by the coding sequence ATGGTCGAGAGAGACGCCGTCCGCCGGGCGTACGACGAGTTGGCCGAAACCTACGCCGCACAGCGGTCCGAGGGCGGTCGCGGGACGGAAGTTCTCGCGGAGTTCCTCGACTCGCTCCCCGAGTCGCCCCGCGTCCTCGACGCCGGATGCGGACAGGGGACGCCGGTCCTGCGCCGACTCGACGCCGTGGGACCCGCCGTCGGCGTCGACTTCTCGCGCGAGCAACTGCGGCTGGCGAGGACGAACGCCCCCGGCGCTTCGCTCGCCCGGGGCGACATGACGGCGCTCCCCTTCGACGACGACGCGTTCGACGCCGTCGTCGCGTACTGGTCGCTGATCCACGTCCCGCTAGCCGACCACCCGACGGTCGTCGAGGAGTTCGCGCGGGTCGTCCGGCCGGGCGGTCGCGTCCTGCTCTGCGAGGGGACCGAGGAGTGGGTCGGCGAGAACCCCGATTGGCTCGACGGCGGGGTCGAGATGCAGTGGGAGATTGCGGGCGCACGGGCGACCCGGAACCAGTTACGGAACGCCGGGTTCGACGTCGTCGAGGAGTGGGGCGTCCCTGAGCCGTTCGAATCGGACGACGAGGAGAGCGACGACCGCACAGAAGGAGACGACTCGGGGGGCGATGAGGACGCGTGGACGTTCTTCGCCGCGCGACTCGACCCGGAGGCGTCGACCGCTCCGAGCGGCTGA
- a CDS encoding thiamine pyrophosphate-binding protein has protein sequence MTETSEAVVDQLEELGVEFVFGYPGGRVIELLDELPDSEVRVVRPRDEREGSVMAEMHGRLTQNPGVLAGQGPWIGSLGTIGQMEARLSSSPMVVLTEASERGDYSTLAPYQQARGDYGGLDLPKILDGVTKEHWFPRSPTETLRSVQLAFKHATAGRPGPTAVIFDGDAITAEVPEDPMPPVWDADEQVRNWDSAPTERDVEAAAEAFADADRPVIIAGNGVHAAQAYDELREVAEAYDAVVATSYLGKSTIPETHDLAAGVIGSFGHEGANQVVSEADVLLVVGCRMNPMDTNWQASSFIRPDEQTILHADIDTRNAGWVYPADVGLIGDAEESLRALSAAAESAREAAGSSDDDWARDRAAEARESFHAPECDSDAAPIKPQRAVKEIEAVVDEDTIVTADSGNNRFWLLNYLQTPGIRTYFGSGGVGGMGWATPAAVSAALTTDKDVIGVAGDGGFAMTMTSVETAVEQGVAPTFVVLNDTSLGMVRQMQESEGDIAGVEFHDTDFVAVAEGFGAEGIRATTPDELAVALAEGKDNDAPTVIDVRIDRKEDMAEKLQSSFYAEVGGLHE, from the coding sequence ATGACCGAAACCAGCGAGGCCGTCGTCGACCAACTGGAGGAGTTGGGCGTCGAGTTCGTCTTCGGCTACCCCGGCGGCCGGGTCATCGAGTTGCTGGACGAACTGCCCGACTCCGAGGTTCGGGTCGTCCGCCCGCGCGACGAGCGCGAGGGGAGCGTGATGGCCGAGATGCACGGTCGGCTCACGCAGAACCCGGGCGTGCTCGCGGGACAGGGACCCTGGATAGGGAGTCTGGGAACCATCGGCCAGATGGAGGCCCGCCTGTCGTCGTCGCCGATGGTCGTGCTCACGGAGGCCAGCGAGCGCGGCGACTACTCGACGCTCGCGCCCTACCAGCAGGCCAGGGGCGACTACGGCGGCCTCGACCTGCCCAAGATTCTCGACGGGGTGACCAAGGAACACTGGTTCCCCCGCTCGCCGACCGAGACGCTCCGGAGCGTCCAGTTGGCGTTCAAGCACGCCACCGCGGGCCGGCCCGGCCCGACCGCGGTCATCTTCGACGGCGACGCCATCACCGCGGAGGTGCCCGAGGACCCGATGCCGCCCGTGTGGGACGCCGACGAGCAGGTCCGCAACTGGGACTCGGCGCCGACCGAGCGGGACGTCGAGGCCGCCGCGGAAGCCTTCGCGGACGCCGACCGCCCCGTGATAATCGCGGGCAACGGCGTCCACGCCGCGCAGGCCTACGACGAACTCCGGGAGGTCGCCGAGGCCTACGACGCCGTCGTCGCCACCTCCTACCTCGGGAAGTCGACGATTCCCGAAACCCACGACCTCGCGGCGGGCGTCATCGGCTCGTTCGGCCACGAGGGCGCGAACCAGGTGGTCAGCGAGGCTGACGTCCTGCTGGTCGTGGGCTGTCGGATGAACCCGATGGACACCAACTGGCAGGCGTCGTCGTTCATCCGCCCCGACGAGCAGACCATCCTCCACGCCGATATCGACACCCGGAACGCCGGATGGGTCTACCCCGCCGACGTGGGCCTCATCGGCGACGCCGAGGAGAGCCTGCGCGCGCTCTCGGCCGCGGCCGAGAGCGCGCGCGAGGCGGCGGGGAGTTCGGACGACGACTGGGCGCGCGACCGGGCCGCAGAGGCTCGCGAGTCGTTCCACGCGCCCGAGTGCGACTCCGACGCCGCGCCCATCAAGCCCCAGCGCGCGGTCAAGGAGATAGAGGCCGTCGTCGACGAGGACACCATCGTCACCGCCGACTCGGGGAACAACCGCTTTTGGCTGCTGAACTACCTCCAGACGCCGGGAATCCGGACCTACTTCGGGTCGGGTGGCGTCGGCGGAATGGGCTGGGCGACCCCGGCCGCCGTCTCGGCGGCGCTCACGACCGACAAAGACGTTATCGGCGTCGCGGGCGACGGCGGGTTCGCGATGACGATGACGAGCGTCGAGACGGCCGTCGAGCAGGGCGTCGCGCCCACCTTCGTCGTGCTCAACGACACCAGCCTCGGGATGGTCCGCCAGATGCAGGAGTCCGAGGGCGACATCGCGGGCGTGGAGTTCCACGACACCGACTTCGTGGCGGTCGCCGAGGGCTTCGGCGCGGAGGGCATCCGGGCGACGACGCCCGACGAACTCGCCGTCGCGCTCGCCGAGGGGAAGGACAACGACGCCCCGACCGTCATCGACGTGCGAATCGACCGTAAGGAGGACATGGCCGAGAAACTGCAGTCGTCGTTCTACGCGGAGGTCGGCGGACTCCACGAGTAA